In Terriglobia bacterium, the following are encoded in one genomic region:
- a CDS encoding MotA/TolQ/ExbB proton channel family protein, translated as MAILPLSFVIGGEIANMIWQTGPVAKAVLLILLFFSILSWSIILARWNLLRRARVQSGRFLRAFRRAQRFQDIAAVAEQFRPSPLVAVFEGGFEEFKRSRSAAATQRAMQIAASEELTRLERRLPWLAITAAATPFIGLFGTVWGIIDAFHGLGTAGAATLRAVAPGISEALITTAAGLFAAIPAVIAYNVFGSAIREFGSRMDDFSLEMLNAVERAGAEAPRRAAAPEPELR; from the coding sequence ATGGCCATACTCCCCCTCTCGTTTGTCATCGGTGGTGAGATCGCGAACATGATTTGGCAGACCGGCCCGGTCGCCAAGGCGGTTCTCCTCATTTTGCTGTTTTTCAGCATTCTTTCCTGGTCGATCATCCTCGCGCGCTGGAACCTGCTGCGCCGCGCGCGGGTGCAGAGCGGACGCTTCCTGCGCGCTTTCCGCCGCGCGCAGCGCTTCCAGGACATTGCCGCGGTGGCCGAGCAATTCAGGCCCAGCCCGTTGGTGGCTGTGTTCGAAGGCGGATTTGAGGAATTCAAGCGCTCGCGCAGCGCGGCGGCAACGCAGCGCGCCATGCAGATTGCGGCTTCGGAGGAATTGACGCGCCTGGAGCGACGGCTGCCGTGGCTGGCGATCACCGCCGCCGCAACCCCGTTCATCGGCTTGTTCGGAACCGTGTGGGGCATCATTGATGCCTTCCACGGGCTCGGCACAGCCGGCGCCGCAACCCTGCGAGCGGTAGCGCCCGGCATTTCCGAAGCGCTGATTACCACCGCCGCCGGTCTGTTTGCCGCCATCCCGGCCGTCATCGCCTACAACGTGTTCGGCAGCGCCATCCGCGAGTTCGGCTCGCGCATGGATGATTTCTCGCTGGAAATGCTCAACGCCGTGGAGCGCGCCGGCGCCGAGGCACCGCGCCGCGCCGCCGCCCCCGAGCCGGAGTTGCGGTAA
- a CDS encoding biopolymer transporter ExbD, which yields MAFTDSNGRTRSALADINITPLVDVVLVLLIIFMLTAPILQSGIEVDVPKTKTVKEITEERVVISIDRQQRVFLGNDPINVNQIPDALRRKVRDPQRQSIFLRADENVPFGAFATVMDAVKQAGITNVSIVTQPLKANGSNR from the coding sequence ATGGCTTTCACCGATTCCAACGGCCGCACGCGCTCCGCGCTGGCCGACATCAATATCACGCCGCTGGTGGACGTGGTTCTGGTGCTGCTGATCATCTTCATGCTCACCGCGCCCATCCTCCAGTCGGGCATCGAGGTGGACGTTCCGAAGACCAAGACGGTGAAAGAAATCACCGAAGAGCGCGTGGTAATCAGCATTGACCGGCAGCAGCGAGTTTTTCTCGGCAACGACCCGATCAACGTGAACCAGATTCCGGACGCGCTGCGTCGAAAGGTGCGCGATCCGCAACGGCAATCGATTTTTCTGCGCGCCGACGAGAATGTTCCCTTCGGCGCCTTCGCCACGGTGATGGATGCGGTCAAACAGGCAGGCATCACCAACGTCAGCATCGTCACCCAACCGTTGAAAGCGAATGGCAGCAACCGCTGA